In Roseisolibacter agri, the following proteins share a genomic window:
- a CDS encoding GAF domain-containing protein, protein MSEITLDLRDRPKAQAYAELDQHVRAVLEGVSDPIAAMATVSCLVHHAFGHLWTGFYRVVEPGALLRVGPYQGTLGCLEIAFGRGVCGTAAAEGRTVVVEDVHAFPGHIACDGRSLSEIVVPVYDAAGTLLAVFDVDSEHRATFDDDDRAGLERILAWFREAPALAAL, encoded by the coding sequence ATGTCAGAGATCACGCTGGACCTCAGGGATCGCCCCAAGGCGCAGGCCTACGCGGAGCTCGACCAGCACGTCCGCGCCGTCCTCGAAGGCGTCTCCGATCCCATCGCCGCCATGGCGACGGTCAGCTGCCTCGTGCACCACGCGTTCGGCCACCTGTGGACCGGCTTCTACCGCGTCGTCGAACCCGGCGCGCTGCTGCGGGTCGGGCCGTACCAGGGCACGCTCGGCTGCCTCGAGATCGCGTTCGGGCGCGGCGTCTGCGGCACCGCGGCGGCCGAGGGGCGCACGGTGGTCGTCGAGGACGTGCACGCGTTCCCGGGCCACATCGCCTGCGACGGCCGTTCGCTGAGCGAGATCGTCGTCCCCGTGTACGACGCGGCGGGGACGCTGCTGGCGGTGTTCGACGTCGATTCCGAGCACCGCGCCACCTTCGACGACGACGACCGCGCGGGGCTGGAGCGGATCCTCGCCTGGTTCCGCGAAGCACCGGCGCTGGCCGCGCTGTAG